The following proteins are co-located in the Desulfofalx alkaliphila DSM 12257 genome:
- a CDS encoding tyrosine-type recombinase/integrase: MITDFKNYLLVEDKSNNTILSYLTHVQEYLAWFKQSYGIEFTKLYRENVLEFKSYLLNIKKFKGKGLSATTINAKLNAMIKFNKFLVTSNYQSNICISKEDLIKVQKEIANPADITKLEVEGFRQAILEAGDRRLFAIVTLLAYSGLRISEALNIGLEDFNLHTKELIIRKGKGQKQRIVYLNSKIVTAIKEYLKVRHSDSQYLFVSRQSGRVDRTVINKAFKKFNDKITPHKLRHFYCSNAIASGLFGIHEVANQAGHTNIQTTMIYTNPNKEEMKRKADLL, encoded by the coding sequence GTGATTACAGATTTTAAGAACTACCTGTTAGTTGAAGATAAGAGCAACAATACAATTTTAAGTTACCTAACACACGTGCAGGAATACTTGGCCTGGTTTAAACAATCTTATGGAATAGAATTTACGAAACTATACCGTGAAAACGTTTTGGAATTTAAAAGCTATCTTCTTAATATCAAAAAGTTTAAGGGAAAGGGGCTTAGTGCCACAACAATAAATGCCAAACTAAATGCCATGATCAAATTTAACAAGTTTTTAGTTACTTCCAATTACCAGAGCAATATCTGTATTTCTAAAGAGGACCTGATAAAGGTGCAAAAGGAAATTGCCAACCCTGCTGATATCACCAAACTCGAGGTAGAGGGTTTCCGACAAGCTATTCTGGAAGCTGGGGATAGGCGGTTATTTGCAATAGTGACGTTGCTGGCATACAGTGGGCTTCGTATTTCAGAGGCCTTGAATATAGGCTTAGAAGATTTTAATCTGCATACAAAGGAGCTTATTATCAGAAAAGGCAAAGGACAGAAACAAAGAATTGTTTACTTGAACTCAAAAATTGTCACTGCTATCAAAGAATATTTAAAGGTTCGACATAGTGATAGCCAATATTTATTTGTCTCAAGACAGAGTGGGCGGGTTGATAGAACTGTAATTAATAAGGCTTTCAAGAAGTTTAATGATAAAATTACTCCCCACAAATTAAGACACTTCTATTGTTCAAATGCAATCGCATCTGGATTATTTGGCATTCATGAGGTAGCAAATCAAGCGGGCCACACTAACATTCAAACGACTATGATATATACCAATCCCAATAAGGAAGAAATGAAACGAAAGGCGGATTTACTATAG